A genomic window from Silene latifolia isolate original U9 population chromosome 11, ASM4854445v1, whole genome shotgun sequence includes:
- the LOC141612157 gene encoding NADP-dependent malic enzyme yields MISLMRPHLMRGNKSVVIRRIMGSGSVLDEMRESNGVGGGVQDVYGEDFATEDQHVTPWSFSVASGHSLLRDPHHNKGLAFTEKERDAHYLRGLLPPVTLSQELQEKKFLTVLRQYQVPLHKYISMMDLQETNEKLFYKLLIDHVEELLPLVYTPVVGEACQKYGSIFKRPQGLFISLKDKGKILEILKNWPEKSIQVIVVTDGERILGLGDLGCQGMGIPVGKLSLYTALGGVCPSACLPITLDVGTNNEKLLDDEFYIGLKQKRATGEEYAEFVEEFMTAVKQNYGEKILVQFEDFANHNAFELLEKYRKTHLVFNDDIQGTASVVLAGLIASLKLLGGSLADHTFLFLGAGEAGTGIAELIALEMSNKTNAPVEEMRKKIWLVDSKGLVVSSRKESLQHFKQPWAHDHEPITTLLEAVQAIKPTVLIGTSGKGNTFTKEVVETMSSVNEKPLILALSNPTSQSECTAEQAYTWSQGKAIFASGSPFVPVEYDGSTFVPGQANNAYIFPGFGLGLIMCGAIRVHDDMLLAASEALASQVTEEHFKKGLIFPPFTNIRKISAHIATKVAEKAYELGLASRLPQPKDLFKFAESCMYSPIYRNYR; encoded by the exons ATGATTTCACTCATGAGACCCCATCTTATG AGAGGTAATAAAAGTGTGGTGATAAGAAGAATAATGGGGAGTGGAAGTGTATTGGATGAGATGAGAGAATCAAACGGTGTTGGTGGAGGTGTTCAAGATGTTTATGGTGAAGATTTCGCCACGGAGGATCAACATGTTACCCCTTGGTCCTTTTCTGTTGCTAG TGGCCACTCGCTGCTAAGGGATCCTCACCACAACAAAGGGCTTGCTTTTACTGAAAAAGAGAGAGATGCTCATTATTTGCGTGGTTTATTACCACCTGTGACCCTGTCCCAAGAGCTTCAG GAGAAGAAGTTTTTGACAGTTCTTCGGCAATATCAAGTTCCCTTGCACAAATACATATCCATGATGGATCTTCAG GAGACGAATGAGAAGCTGTTCTATAAGCTTCTCATTGACCATGTTGAAGAACTACTACCCCTTGTCTATACTCCGGTTGTTGGCGAGGCTTGTCAAAAATATGGAAGTATCTTTAAACGTCCCCAAGGACTGTTTATCAGTTTGAAGGATAA GGGTAAAATTCTGGAGATTTTGAAAAATTGGCCTGAAAAGAGCATTCAAGTTATAGTTGTTACTGATGGTGAGCGCATTCTGGGACTAGGAGATCTTGGTTGCCAG GGAATGGGCATACCTGTTGGAAAACTTTCCTTGTACACCGCTCTTGGTGGAGTTTGCCCTTCAGCC TGCTTGCCTATAACCCTTGACGTTGGCACAAACAATGAGAAGCTTTTAGACGACGAATTTTATATTGGATTGAAGCAAAAGAGGGCTACTGGAGAAGAATATGCTGAGTTTGTTGAAGAGTTTATGACCGCTGTCAAGCAAAACTATGGAGAGAAAATCCTTGTGCAG TTTGAAGATTTCGCCAACCATAATGCATTTGAGTTGTTGGAGAAATATCGTAAAACTCACCTTGTCTTCAATGATGACATACAG GGTACTGCCTCTGTGGTTCTCGCAGGCCTTATTGCTTCTCTGAAACTACTAGGAGGGAGTTTGGCTGACCATACTTTCTTATTCTTGGGAGCCGGAGAA GCTGGAACGGGTATCGCTGAACTTATAGCTCTTGAAATGTCAAATAAG ACTAATGCTCCGGTGGAAGAAATGAGGAAAAAGATATGGCTAGTAGATTCCAAG GGGCTAGTCGTTAGTTCGAGGAAAGAGTCACTCCAACATTTCAAACAGCCTTGGGCACATGATCATGAACCTATTACAACTCTTTTAGAGGCAGTACAG GCAATCAAGCCCACGGTGTTAATAGGAACTTCCGGAAAGGGAAATACATTCACCAAAGAAGTGGTTGAAACCATGTCATCTGTAAATGAG AAACCTCTTATTCTTGCTCTATCAAATCCAACTTCCCAGTCAGAATGTACTGCAGAACAGGCGTACACATGGAGCCAG GGCAAGGCAATATTTGCTAGTGGTAGCCCTTTCGTTCCTGTTGAATATGATGGATCGACTTTCGTCCCAGGCCAG GCAAATAATGCTTACATATTCCCTGGTTTTGGTTTGGGCCTGATCATGTGTGGCGCCATTCGCGTCCATGATGACATGCTATTGGCTGCCT CCGAGGCCCTGGCTTCGCAAGTGACAGAGGAGCACTTCAAAAAAGGACTCATTTTCCCACCATTCACTAACATTAGAAAGATTTCTGCTCATATTGCTACCAAAGTAGCTGAAAAAGCTTATGAACTTG GTCTGGCGAGTCGGCTTCCACAACCGAAGGATCTGTTCAAGTTTGCTGAAAGCTGCATGTACAGCCCTATTTACCGAAATTATCGTTAG